The genomic interval tgaactTAATAAAAgtgtactctttcctcgctcggtcgattttttccctaaggagggtttacgaccaagaaggttttaacgaggcactatAAATTAAAACCCAAGTCTCTTATTCCTTTTATTACTCTCAATCTATGCCTCGTTACATTATTACtgacgtaatcagaattatttatgcctcgttcggcatccgaattatcattactttaacgtaatcggaattatttatgcctcgttcggcatcagaattatcttaatcagaattatttatgcctcgtccggcatcagaattaactaacgtaatcagaattatttatgcctcgttcggcatcataattaacttgttactttaatgtaatcgaatttatttatgcctcgtccggcatcagaattaacATTAACGTAATcgaaattatttatgcctcgttcggcatctgaattaaCATTCACGTAATCCGAATCATCTATGTCTCGTTCGGCATTCGAATTACCCTATTCCTTCGAAAACCGAAATTAcctatgcctcgttcggcaccCGCATTCATACATCATTACTTATATAAACCAAACCACGTgtagaaattataaataatcgTTCGGCCTACGCACTATTCATACTAgctaaatattaaatattcaaaatgcAAGTGTGTATTGCCCACATGCCGGGCCCAACAATTTTTATGGCACATTGTTCatcaactcttcaaaagaggCGTCCGGCTGTGGGTCGGGGGTCTCCACCTCGGCCTCCTCATCTAAATTTTCATCGGGGTTGGCCGGCACCAACTTTCCATCAACTAGTATTTTCTCTATATCGTACCGGTCGTCCTCCAAGGGTGCTCCATGCAGGCAGGCCGCTTGACCGATGCCTAACCGAAAATATTCTTCGCTAATGCGAAGCATGAAATCTTGGCCTTTAGCCACTTCCGCTTTCAACACCTCCTCCGGTCGGCACCCTCCTTTAGTTGCGCCTCGAGGTTCTTCGTCAGTCCCTCTTGCGCTCTCACGGCCGCCTGTTTCTCCTCCACTTGGGCCTTCAACTTTTTGACCATCTCGGCCGACCCTAAACCCTAATGCCTGACACCTCGAAATGCACATCAATCATTACGACTCTTCGGCTTTTAttcacctcgagcctgggggcaagtgtaccggtagaCACCGGACGGACGTGGCCGACCGACCGAATGTATAATAAATGCAAGGGCATTTATGTAACAAGCCAAAGTAGTTAAGATACACCCCCGAAAAATAAGGAGAATGCGCttagagaagatatgttccccgggcattccggagcacgactggCAAGACCTATCCacaaccaccctgagcccaagggatagaaagcccattaggcaatcctataaatactgtgctcaagccagagaaaggtacgttttcattcacttactaaaccacacttagaatctcatacttacttgagcgtcggagtgccttcgcaggtaccctccccggcccgaccgaaggagacaccaagaaggaacgaccgaccgaaggagaagaagatcgacacgtcagcaattacaccacgtcaaccgaccgtgcctgggccccatctctccgttcaagtacaattttaattattaagtattttatatcttaagttaatttttatactaattaatttaaaatttaaaataattaaaaattaaaattttagtaattaatattagataccaatttaaaaactaaatttataaatatttattaataataaaactatcttatatacaaataaaattttaatttataaaataatatttaatttaataaatatagtaattaattattttttatttcaaaaattacattttatttaataatattttataataataattatttcaaGACTTGCCAGCTCAATCAAGTTGaagacaatatttttttttatagatgatATACTTTGTCTAATTGGTTTACGTAGAAAACAATTTATCTGCCTCATGCTATTATTTAGAACAAGTGGTTTACGTAGACTTAGACTAGAAAACAATTTAGAACAAGTGGGGGTGTGAAAGTCTCATGCTCAGTTGGTGTAACCTCCctcatataattaattttgggTGTTTTTTGTTCGTGAGActcctaattttattttatcaattcatCTGATACAAAACTGTAGTAAGAGTGTGTATATATACTTATTGTAATATaacaatgaaaaataaaataataagaatcttaattattttattaatataaaaaataacatgatttcttagtttctattaatatatttgattgTCACTAAATTTAAATTACTAGATAATTTTATGTTCATGGGAAGAACGAAgctaacactaaaaaaattagtatatatTGATTAGTTTAGATGTAAAAATAACTAGTCAAATAAACTATATTTTAGTAgctaataatcataaaaatatttatttattaaaagatttCTAATTAGGATATGattagaagaattttttttagtcatgattaatagattattttttaaaaaaaataacagaaaaTTAGATACTGAGTTTTTTATTTCTAACTTGAGACTTAAATTTTTAGTCACTCGTATCTAGTTTACTAGCAAAACTGATTTAGTAATGTGTGATATTTTATTGATCAAGATTTTTTGATGCATCATTCTCCCTTTTCAATTAATTTGTCTCAATTCTCAAACTCTTTGagaattctttttaatttttgtagtgCTTTAAGAAGTGACTATAATTATGGTCTTTTAAATTTGAATGCAACTCCATGATGCTCAATGGTTTAGCTTTATTCTCCCAACAACTCAATCTATTATAAAGTAAATTATAcatagtttaaaaattattcaattgcTTACTACTAGTTGAATGATGCATTATGTATTATATGATAAAATAGaagtatttttcaaaatcaagttgGCTGTATAATACATTACTGATATAAAATGATGATTTTTAAAAGGAGTAGATGAGTCATGCATgtcaagaaacaaatttttcaaatagaaaaataaaatgttcttTATTTAAGTGCAAAAAAATTGAAGTTCTTATATTTGGAAGAAGTTAttgtttatctttaaaaaattcattcattcatgaatattaatatttgatatgTCATGAGAAAGTGACTTATATGTGTAGATATTTTTCACCACACAAAAGGAACACCTTAAATTTTAGAGCATGATTTACGATGTtggtttaaaaaatgaaatggaTCATGATAAGGAAATGGACGAGTCTCCAAATATAAAAGCTTAAAAAGTCTCTAATTTTTTACTTACTTTCAAGAATAAAACTCtatatttctttttcaaaatcacATGTTAAGAAAATTAAGAGGGATCTCCACAAAGTAAACAAGCAAAATTCGCACTACTTGAAGCCAAACCATCTTCCGAACAAACAgaccaaaatatatatatatatatatatatatatatatatatatatatatatatatatatatatatatatataaataaataaacaaatacatttctttcaaataatttcgtttattattcatatatattcCTGATGAAGTATTTTTCTCCCTCTTTAGGTCTCTACTCTATTATACAATAAAGACAACGGTAAACATAtgctaagaaaaattatttaagagaCACAGTATACGCAACTTGCACTACATCAAAGAAGACTTGGACAACAAAATTATTCGTAGTTTTTAAAGGAGTGAATTAGGAAAATTTGTCTAGGGATGTTGTCTAATTTCTTGACTTATTCATGTGTGTAAGTTAGTTTAAAACTTACGAGAATATTGTATCAGTTAGACAATTCTAACTTCTAATACAAAATTTGCAAGTTTATAAACCAGTTGAAACACGCAACTAAACTTTAGCAACTAAAGTAGGAATGAGAAAGGGTATAGAACGTTCAGATATTAAAAGGTTATATTTTGTTAAGAATAGGATCAGTCATGAAGTGCAGTCCCTCGTTGAAATGGTGATGAGAAGAAGAGGTGGTAGAGGGATAATGGTAGACGTAGACATTGTATTCCACAGTGGCATCACCTTTGTTGTAATCAACCTTGACACTGCGAGCTAGAACAAAGCCACGAGCGAAGCGGAAAGCACCTGTGCCACCAATAATTGGCATCTCCCTCACTGGATTAATGATCTCATTCCTCCCTAACAAACTCAAAGTGCTACCATTGAACTCTCCTTCAAAGAATGTCAAGGTCATCCCCATTACTATTTCCAAATCCAAACCAGCTCTTTGGGTCGCAGATAGGTAAAATCCTTGAGCTTTTCCTATCTGTCTCGACTCAACATCAGGTCCAATCGTCAATGGGTCCTCAATCACCACCATGGACCCGAATGGAAGAGGAGAGTTAGACATAATCTTAGGAGGGTCGATTATGATGAGGGAGGGTTTCTCGTTTGTAATAAGTTCATGAAAGTAGAAGCGAATGTGTGTGAGCTTCTCACGAGAACGTAACTGATCGGGAGAAATATTTTGGTAGAAGGTGGCAGAAACTAGCGAAGTGAAAAGGAAGGAAAGGATTAGAGGACCAAAAAAAGCTTTGAAATTAGCCATGGATGAAGGTAGCTAAAAGGTTTAGGAAGATGGTTCTCTAATTGGTAGGATTTGATGATATACTTCTTCACCAAATGAGAGGAGTATTTATAACAAAGTAGAAGTGTGAACTATTTGATGTTAGGTAAGCTCACGTGACACTATAgtttataaaattcataataaataaatattttaatgtatacattatattataattaatatataaactgTACTATACAAATTAAGAGATAGAGCATGCAAGACTTCACTTGAAATTAAGAGAACTCTGGTTATGGAACCATATACTAAAcaatattctttttttaaagGCTTAGATAtcctaatatatatatttgattacacaattattttttctttaaattaaatatctcataaataaattttacttaTCTATGTAAAAGACAATGTAGAATTTAGTGACCATTTGCAATTTCTTCTTTGCTACATGACCACTTGCAATTATCTGATATTTTAAGAGGAAATTGCTAGTTTGGGCATAAACGCAACCAAACAGCAACAATTGACTATTCCACTTCtcgattattatttttaaaggaaaattttGGCTTCAGACGTCACTTTT from Phaseolus vulgaris cultivar G19833 chromosome 1, P. vulgaris v2.0, whole genome shotgun sequence carries:
- the LOC137814166 gene encoding pterocarpan synthase 1-like, producing the protein MANFKAFFGPLILSFLFTSLVSATFYQNISPDQLRSREKLTHIRFYFHELITNEKPSLIIIDPPKIMSNSPLPFGSMVVIEDPLTIGPDVESRQIGKAQGFYLSATQRAGLDLEIVMGMTLTFFEGEFNGSTLSLLGRNEIINPVREMPIIGGTGAFRFARGFVLARSVKVDYNKGDATVEYNVYVYHYPSTTSSSHHHFNEGLHFMTDPILNKI